From the Gordonia bronchialis DSM 43247 genome, one window contains:
- a CDS encoding DUF2505 domain-containing protein: MSSKLQHSVTYPFSTQRLWELVTNEQYWHDLIERINSSHGHIDSYTRDGDTVVVEMHQGIPADKLPSGVTKIKPGDMEIPRRNTFRLVGDTIEGEIAATVDGAPVKINGTLTMSGDPARTDYTADVAVSIPLLGGKIEKQVIGHLIDLLDSEHGHTVDWEQENRLT; encoded by the coding sequence ATGTCGAGCAAGCTGCAGCATTCGGTCACCTATCCCTTTTCGACACAGCGGTTGTGGGAGCTCGTCACCAACGAGCAGTACTGGCACGACCTCATCGAGCGCATCAATTCCAGCCATGGACACATCGACAGCTACACCCGCGACGGCGACACCGTGGTCGTCGAGATGCATCAGGGGATCCCGGCCGACAAACTGCCGTCGGGGGTCACCAAGATCAAACCCGGCGACATGGAGATCCCGCGCCGCAACACCTTCCGGCTCGTCGGCGACACCATCGAGGGGGAGATCGCCGCAACCGTCGACGGCGCCCCGGTCAAGATCAACGGGACCCTGACGATGTCGGGGGATCCGGCCCGCACCGACTACACCGCGGACGTCGCGGTGAGCATCCCGCTGCTCGGCGGGAAGATCGAGAAGCAGGTCATCGGACATTTGATCGACTTGCTCGACAGCGAACACGGACACACCGTCGATTGGGAGCAGGAGAATCGCCTGACGTAG
- a CDS encoding LmeA family phospholipid-binding protein, translating to MTDDKRPDHPSSPDTTSGDTPADASTPSAPDSPAGPASPAEQPTRQHATGGHATPAPGDDAPATEQIPQTGPHATEQIQRPVTEPAARAYSQVPPSQAPGTAQFPTGTQPADDFGPVGPSSGPQDATTGPVRTAPTKRKRSRLTIAVASVLAVVLVLIIAGVGSELYLRHRLTSCVSDSVSDSAGFPVDVSLSKKPILLQWISGSAPWAELHGNGDNGEHIDVRVEDVGLSGGEVGSVDGTVNINGVALDGRADNVKGDGSEAVTLGKLDATGSVDFNRVVAASKAAADTNGGTEGQPTGMAGGIESITGNAADQTIQVVSNFPALFMTIPVTTIIKPVLNQGKVTFEAVKTTAEVPLLSSIEIPQNWAQQIIDQVTPQMFGSFFNEVNITTLKVTGNGVDFALNGTDVRLDQQTTSMSGQGKSFDCSII from the coding sequence ATGACCGACGACAAGCGACCAGACCATCCGTCGTCACCGGACACCACGTCCGGTGACACCCCCGCTGACGCCTCGACGCCGAGCGCCCCGGACAGCCCTGCCGGCCCGGCTTCACCCGCCGAGCAGCCGACGAGGCAGCACGCCACCGGCGGACATGCGACGCCCGCACCGGGTGACGACGCGCCGGCGACCGAGCAGATCCCCCAGACCGGGCCACATGCCACCGAGCAGATCCAGCGTCCGGTCACCGAGCCGGCGGCGCGGGCGTACTCGCAGGTGCCCCCGTCGCAGGCACCCGGCACCGCCCAGTTCCCGACCGGCACGCAGCCGGCCGACGACTTCGGGCCGGTCGGGCCGAGTTCCGGACCGCAAGACGCCACCACCGGCCCGGTGCGGACGGCGCCCACCAAACGCAAGCGCAGCCGGCTCACGATCGCCGTCGCATCGGTGCTCGCCGTCGTCCTCGTCCTCATCATCGCCGGCGTCGGCAGCGAGTTGTACCTGCGACACCGGCTCACCAGCTGCGTCTCCGATTCGGTCAGCGATTCCGCCGGTTTCCCGGTCGACGTCTCGTTGAGCAAGAAACCCATTCTGCTGCAATGGATCAGCGGCAGTGCCCCGTGGGCCGAGCTGCACGGCAACGGTGACAACGGCGAGCACATCGACGTGCGCGTCGAGGACGTGGGACTGTCCGGCGGTGAGGTCGGCAGCGTCGACGGCACGGTGAACATCAACGGCGTCGCTCTCGACGGGCGTGCCGACAACGTCAAGGGCGACGGCAGTGAGGCGGTCACCCTCGGCAAACTCGATGCCACCGGAAGCGTCGATTTCAATCGGGTCGTCGCCGCGAGCAAAGCGGCCGCCGACACCAACGGCGGTACCGAGGGACAGCCCACCGGAATGGCCGGCGGCATCGAGAGCATCACCGGCAATGCCGCCGACCAGACCATCCAGGTGGTCTCCAATTTCCCGGCGCTGTTCATGACGATCCCGGTCACCACGATCATCAAGCCGGTCCTCAACCAGGGGAAAGTGACCTTTGAGGCGGTCAAGACCACCGCCGAGGTCCCCCTGCTGAGCAGCATCGAGATCCCGCAGAACTGGGCCCAGCAGATCATCGACCAGGTGACCCCGCAGATGTTCGGGTCGTTCTTCAACGAGGTCAACATCACCACCCTCAAGGTGACCGGCAACGGTGTCGACTTCGCCCTCAACGGCACCGACGTGCGGCTTGATCAGCAGACGACCTCGATGTCGGGTCAGGGCAAGTCCTTCGACTGCTCGATCATCTGA
- a CDS encoding MerR family transcriptional regulator — protein MAEYRINELADASGVSVRNIRVYQDRGLLPPPAIRGRVGWYSDEHLVRLNLISRMLERGYTFATISELLHAAHYGMRVEQILRGTPKGGRFRNFKRAATITITELRKTLNASDRSIALSQKLGLLTKDGAHYAIKNPEVLEGAELLVKSGIDIDVLLDRWVRVQGDLEDVAQSFVSIITDKYFDENLPDMDEAAVSKMAELIGTVRPMAHDIVETTFRKALDEQISKAIGEAATYFDAADAVDAADAGEDPAATTPDNTSMNIGTLDSDTTQ, from the coding sequence GTGGCGGAGTATCGGATCAACGAGCTGGCCGACGCGTCGGGAGTGAGCGTCCGCAACATCCGGGTCTATCAGGATCGGGGGTTGTTGCCGCCGCCGGCGATTCGTGGCCGGGTCGGCTGGTATTCCGACGAACACCTGGTGCGCCTGAATCTGATCTCCCGCATGCTCGAGCGCGGCTACACATTCGCGACGATCAGCGAGTTGCTGCATGCCGCTCACTACGGGATGCGCGTCGAGCAGATCCTGCGCGGTACCCCGAAGGGTGGCCGTTTCCGCAACTTCAAGCGCGCGGCGACGATCACCATCACCGAGCTCCGCAAAACCCTCAACGCCAGCGACCGGTCCATCGCGCTCAGCCAGAAACTCGGTCTGCTCACCAAGGACGGTGCGCATTACGCGATCAAGAACCCGGAGGTCCTCGAGGGCGCCGAACTGCTGGTGAAGAGCGGCATCGACATCGACGTGCTCCTCGACCGCTGGGTTCGCGTGCAGGGTGACCTCGAAGATGTCGCGCAGAGCTTCGTCTCGATCATCACCGACAAATACTTCGACGAGAACCTGCCGGACATGGACGAGGCGGCGGTCAGCAAGATGGCCGAGCTGATCGGGACGGTGCGGCCGATGGCCCACGACATCGTGGAGACCACCTTCCGTAAGGCGCTCGACGAGCAGATCTCCAAGGCGATCGGGGAGGCGGCCACCTACTTCGACGCCGCGGATGCGGTCGACGCCGCCGACGCGGGTGAGGACCCAGCGGCGACGACCCCGGACAATACGTCAATGAACATTGGTACATTGGACTCCGACACCACGCAGTGA
- a CDS encoding UDP-N-acetylmuramate dehydrogenase: MTDTRRSEPLAGRTTLRLGGPARVVVRCDDTRSVVETVTDLDQQGEPVLIIGGGSNLVIADEGFDGTAMVIGSDRIEFGTGRESGRTHVTADAGVAWDDLVAATVDAGFGGLECLSGIPGAAGATPVQNVGAYGVEVADILREVQVLDRRSGGLRWVAPAELGLGYRTSNLKHRCDFVVVAVSFWLNENRESQPVSYRELSTMLGVQPGDRVDAAAVREQVLALRRGKGMVLDPDDHDTWSAGSFFTNPILDAQAATTALHRIRTVVGADVSVPSYPADAADENAGIKLSAGWLIERAGFSRGYPGPDSPVRLSTKHTLALTNRGAATTDELLDLARDVRDGVFDAFGVTLRPEPVLVNCAI, from the coding sequence GTGACAGACACTCGTCGGAGCGAGCCGCTGGCCGGCCGGACCACCCTGCGACTCGGCGGACCCGCCCGCGTCGTCGTCCGCTGCGACGACACGCGCAGCGTGGTGGAAACCGTCACCGACCTCGATCAGCAGGGCGAACCGGTCCTCATCATCGGTGGCGGGTCCAACCTGGTGATCGCCGACGAGGGATTCGACGGCACCGCCATGGTCATCGGCAGCGACCGCATCGAGTTCGGGACCGGCCGCGAGTCCGGGCGCACGCACGTGACGGCCGACGCCGGGGTCGCCTGGGACGATCTGGTCGCCGCCACCGTCGACGCCGGCTTCGGTGGCCTCGAATGTCTCTCCGGCATCCCCGGCGCGGCCGGTGCGACGCCCGTGCAGAACGTCGGCGCCTACGGGGTGGAGGTCGCCGACATCCTGCGCGAGGTCCAGGTGCTCGACCGGCGTTCCGGCGGCCTGCGATGGGTGGCGCCGGCCGAACTCGGTCTCGGCTACCGCACCAGCAATCTCAAACATCGCTGCGACTTCGTCGTCGTCGCCGTGTCGTTCTGGCTCAACGAGAACCGCGAATCACAGCCGGTGAGTTATCGCGAGTTGTCGACGATGCTCGGGGTGCAACCGGGCGATCGGGTCGACGCCGCGGCGGTCCGCGAACAGGTGCTGGCGCTGCGTCGCGGCAAAGGTATGGTCCTCGATCCCGACGATCACGACACCTGGAGTGCCGGTTCGTTTTTCACCAATCCGATCCTCGACGCCCAGGCCGCCACCACGGCGTTGCATCGCATCAGGACGGTCGTCGGCGCCGATGTCAGCGTGCCGTCCTATCCCGCCGACGCCGCCGATGAGAACGCCGGGATCAAGCTGTCAGCCGGGTGGCTGATCGAACGCGCCGGCTTCTCCCGCGGCTATCCCGGACCGGACTCACCGGTGCGGCTGTCCACCAAACACACACTGGCACTGACCAATCGGGGTGCCGCGACCACCGACGAACTCCTCGACCTGGCTCGCGACGTCCGCGACGGCGTCTTCGACGCCTTCGGCGTCACGCTGCGGCCAGAACCGGTGCTGGTCAACTGCGCGATCTAG
- a CDS encoding carbon-nitrogen hydrolase family protein: MRVAMAQISSSDDVEANLATVVAGIGEAAANGAELVVFPEAAMCRFGVPLGPVAQQLDGPWADAVSAAAVDAGISVVAGMFTPADDGRVHNTLLIATPGGERIEYYKIHLYDAFGFRESRTVAPGDRPVTFAVGDATVGVATCYDVRFPNLFTTLARRGADVIVVPTSWGSGRGKLHQWEVLVTARALDSTSFVVGVGQAAPADPDVAASGAPTGIGHSQITDPFGSVVAAYDENVRIDVHDIDLTLVGKAREQLAVLANETHLPVNTSAGQFRRPETEEPRR, from the coding sequence ATGCGTGTGGCGATGGCCCAGATCAGCTCGAGCGACGACGTCGAGGCGAACCTCGCGACCGTCGTCGCCGGAATCGGGGAGGCGGCCGCGAACGGTGCCGAGCTCGTTGTGTTCCCGGAGGCCGCCATGTGCCGGTTCGGGGTGCCGCTCGGGCCGGTCGCGCAGCAGCTCGACGGTCCGTGGGCCGACGCGGTGTCCGCGGCCGCCGTCGACGCCGGGATCAGCGTCGTGGCCGGCATGTTCACCCCCGCCGACGACGGCCGCGTCCACAACACGCTACTGATCGCGACACCCGGCGGGGAGCGCATCGAATACTACAAGATCCACCTCTACGACGCCTTCGGATTCCGGGAGTCACGGACCGTCGCACCCGGGGACCGGCCGGTGACCTTCGCCGTCGGCGACGCCACGGTCGGCGTGGCCACCTGCTACGACGTGCGTTTTCCCAATCTGTTCACCACGTTGGCGCGCCGCGGGGCCGACGTCATCGTGGTGCCCACGTCCTGGGGTTCCGGGCGCGGGAAACTGCATCAGTGGGAGGTGCTGGTAACGGCGCGGGCGCTGGATTCGACATCGTTTGTGGTGGGTGTCGGCCAGGCGGCACCGGCCGATCCCGACGTCGCAGCCTCCGGTGCACCCACCGGAATAGGCCACAGCCAAATCACAGATCCCTTCGGTAGCGTGGTCGCCGCGTACGACGAGAACGTCCGGATCGACGTCCACGACATCGACCTGACGCTGGTGGGGAAGGCGCGTGAGCAACTGGCCGTCCTAGCCAATGAAACCCATCTGCCGGTGAACACATCCGCCGGACAGTTCCGGCGCCCCGAGACCGAGGAACCCCGACGGTAG
- a CDS encoding class I SAM-dependent methyltransferase → MSGPGPLGRITRGTTNINRLRRVDRWMTHDPRVLAALGDRPVPLAVDLGYGARPDTTLEFASRLRRVAPRVEVVGLEIDPERVVAARDGVRFGVGGFELAGLRPDVVRAFNVLRQYDENEVADAWARMCGALAPGGVIVEGTCDEIGRRCAWVLLDAGGPVSLTLSWAPEHTGRPSELAERLPKALIHRNIPGEGIHRLLTSADECWDIAAPHAPYGPRRRWHETLRLLRSRGIDCAVPRGRSVDNVLSVPWRLVAPAE, encoded by the coding sequence GTGAGCGGGCCCGGCCCGCTCGGCCGCATCACCCGCGGCACCACCAACATCAACCGGCTGCGTCGCGTCGATCGGTGGATGACGCACGATCCGCGGGTCCTCGCCGCACTCGGCGACCGTCCGGTGCCGCTGGCCGTCGACCTCGGCTACGGAGCCCGCCCCGACACCACCCTGGAATTCGCCTCCCGGCTACGTCGCGTCGCACCGCGTGTGGAGGTCGTGGGCCTGGAGATCGACCCGGAGCGAGTGGTTGCCGCCCGTGACGGCGTGCGGTTCGGCGTCGGCGGATTCGAACTCGCCGGCCTGCGACCCGATGTGGTGCGTGCCTTCAACGTGCTTCGCCAATACGACGAGAACGAGGTGGCCGACGCGTGGGCGCGCATGTGTGGTGCGCTGGCACCGGGCGGGGTCATCGTCGAAGGCACCTGCGACGAGATCGGACGCCGATGCGCCTGGGTTCTCCTCGACGCCGGCGGCCCGGTGAGTCTGACGCTGAGCTGGGCGCCCGAGCACACCGGCCGTCCGTCCGAGCTGGCCGAACGCCTACCCAAAGCGCTGATCCATCGGAACATTCCGGGGGAAGGTATCCACCGGCTGCTGACGTCGGCCGACGAATGCTGGGACATCGCGGCACCGCACGCGCCCTACGGTCCGCGACGACGCTGGCACGAGACACTGAGATTGCTGCGCTCGCGGGGAATCGACTGTGCCGTACCGCGCGGCCGGTCCGTGGACAACGTCCTGTCGGTTCCCTGGCGTCTGGTTGCGCCCGCGGAGTGA
- a CDS encoding helix-turn-helix domain-containing protein, producing the protein MGAQERNGSGEAGDPEVSADAESAAPPESDADDGSSNPVEAVANAAQDIGAFIRSQRVAAEVSLRQLAERAGVSNPYLSQIERGLRKPSADVLAQIAKGLRVSAEVLYVRAGILEERPASPVRDALIADDSINERQKQMLLEIYDSFRKENAAADES; encoded by the coding sequence ATGGGAGCTCAGGAGCGCAACGGGTCCGGCGAGGCGGGGGACCCAGAGGTGAGCGCCGACGCCGAGTCTGCGGCGCCCCCCGAGTCCGACGCCGACGACGGATCGTCGAATCCTGTTGAGGCGGTGGCCAATGCGGCCCAGGACATCGGCGCGTTCATCCGCTCGCAACGTGTGGCGGCGGAGGTCTCGCTGCGGCAACTCGCCGAACGTGCGGGCGTGAGCAACCCATATCTCAGCCAGATCGAACGGGGGCTGCGGAAGCCGTCGGCCGATGTGCTGGCACAGATCGCCAAGGGTTTGCGCGTGTCGGCCGAGGTTTTGTACGTGCGGGCAGGGATTCTGGAGGAGCGCCCGGCGAGTCCGGTGCGCGACGCCCTGATCGCCGACGATTCGATCAACGAACGACAGAAGCAGATGTTGCTGGAGATCTACGACTCTTTCCGCAAGGAGAACGCGGCAGCAGACGAGTCGTGA
- a CDS encoding DUF2505 domain-containing protein, which produces MARRLSYSARYKHPAEKLYQAQSTRQYWDDMMAGFQMISPHCEVASFTSDETGLKVVLKQTIGRDQLPPLAQTVLMKDMIITREESFGPFDPDNTKGTYNASIPAGPGSLNGWQELFPTETGCTIRKTTEVKVFIPFVNGKLEQMMLVNLVDLFRAEAEYAKDWIDKNM; this is translated from the coding sequence ATGGCACGACGGCTCAGCTATTCCGCACGGTACAAGCATCCCGCGGAGAAGCTCTATCAGGCGCAGAGCACCCGCCAGTACTGGGACGACATGATGGCGGGCTTCCAGATGATCTCGCCGCACTGCGAGGTGGCCTCCTTCACCTCCGACGAGACCGGCCTCAAGGTGGTGCTCAAGCAGACCATCGGTCGTGATCAGCTCCCGCCGCTGGCGCAGACGGTGCTGATGAAGGACATGATCATCACCCGCGAGGAGTCCTTCGGTCCGTTCGACCCGGACAACACCAAGGGCACCTACAACGCGTCGATCCCGGCCGGTCCGGGCAGCCTCAACGGCTGGCAGGAACTGTTCCCCACCGAGACCGGTTGCACGATCCGCAAGACCACCGAGGTCAAGGTCTTCATCCCGTTCGTCAACGGCAAGCTCGAGCAGATGATGCTGGTGAACCTGGTGGATCTCTTCCGGGCCGAGGCGGAGTACGCCAAGGACTGGATCGACAAGAACATGTGA
- a CDS encoding DUF2516 family protein gives MDSLFSITAAGQSLILWTLTVVAGVVSLIALVHASIQRKDAFPAVDRQSKVVWVALLAGSTLFIWFFQAPSLLYLVGVVAMLVYLVDVRPRVDSIQGKSWFKKA, from the coding sequence GTGGATTCTCTCTTCTCGATCACCGCTGCCGGGCAGAGCCTCATCCTGTGGACGCTGACCGTGGTTGCGGGGGTGGTCTCGCTGATCGCCCTGGTGCATGCGTCGATCCAGCGCAAGGACGCCTTCCCGGCTGTCGACCGGCAGTCCAAGGTCGTGTGGGTGGCGCTGCTTGCCGGCTCGACATTGTTCATCTGGTTCTTCCAGGCGCCGTCGCTGCTCTACCTCGTCGGTGTCGTCGCGATGCTCGTCTACCTCGTGGACGTGCGGCCCCGCGTGGACTCCATCCAGGGCAAGTCGTGGTTCAAGAAGGCATGA
- a CDS encoding alpha/beta fold hydrolase, which yields MAGVALGAGVVGVGVGTIFAGIARDAFRAEPAVDDGPDELLREPARAPERRQVRSADGTRLNVEVYGPDAADSDDIVVMVHGWTCNTAHWYPQINALAERTTVVAYDQRGHGRSERGRARPTVAMLGQDLDAVLDAVVGDGRRAVLVGHSMGGMTIMSWAAQYADKVPTTVSGVALTSTAAKAVLQNHTLIPMNLPRYTRPFEATVGKLFTSAPVPIPKTPYGGRLSHYIALGPNARKAHVDFVDDMIGACPPRSRAGWGAAMGKLDVTAGLEALTVPTTVIVGTDDRLTPASHAEQMAEVLRRNGHLRDLVIYDGVGHMSSIEAAERFNELLADILAEVGSEKVPA from the coding sequence ATGGCCGGTGTCGCGCTCGGTGCGGGCGTGGTCGGCGTGGGTGTCGGCACGATCTTCGCGGGCATCGCCCGAGATGCGTTCCGGGCCGAGCCGGCTGTCGACGACGGTCCCGACGAACTGCTCCGCGAGCCCGCCCGGGCCCCTGAGCGCCGACAGGTTCGCAGCGCCGACGGCACCCGACTCAACGTCGAGGTCTACGGACCCGACGCCGCAGACTCCGACGACATCGTCGTCATGGTGCACGGCTGGACCTGCAACACCGCCCACTGGTACCCGCAGATCAACGCGCTGGCCGAGCGGACGACCGTGGTCGCCTACGATCAGCGCGGTCACGGCCGCAGCGAACGCGGTCGCGCCCGGCCCACGGTCGCCATGCTCGGCCAGGACCTCGATGCGGTTCTCGACGCCGTGGTCGGCGACGGTCGTCGCGCGGTCCTCGTCGGGCACAGCATGGGGGGCATGACCATCATGTCGTGGGCCGCGCAGTACGCCGACAAGGTACCCACGACGGTGTCCGGTGTCGCGCTCACCTCCACCGCGGCCAAGGCGGTCCTGCAGAATCACACCCTGATCCCGATGAATCTGCCGCGCTACACGCGTCCCTTCGAGGCGACGGTCGGCAAGTTGTTCACCTCGGCACCCGTGCCGATCCCGAAAACCCCTTATGGCGGCCGACTTTCGCACTACATCGCGCTCGGACCCAACGCCCGCAAGGCACACGTGGATTTCGTCGACGACATGATCGGCGCCTGCCCACCCCGGTCGCGTGCGGGATGGGGTGCCGCGATGGGCAAACTCGATGTGACCGCCGGGCTCGAGGCGCTGACGGTGCCGACCACCGTCATCGTCGGCACCGACGACCGCCTGACACCTGCCTCACACGCGGAGCAGATGGCAGAAGTGTTGCGGCGCAACGGACATCTGCGAGACCTGGTGATCTACGACGGCGTAGGGCACATGTCGAGCATCGAGGCCGCGGAGCGGTTCAACGAGTTGCTGGCCGACATCCTCGCCGAGGTGGGGTCGGAGAAGGTGCCGGCCTGA